TGATTTATTTTATAGACGGAAAAATAGCGACCTTTTGCGGCATTATATGTAACAAACATGGAAGGCTCTGTTCTGTTCTCCGGCCAAGACATTGCATACACACTCGAAATTTACCCTCTTTGACAAATCGCCTATTCCCGTCCAGCTATTCCAGCTTCCAAATACGCTACAATCACAAACCCGTAATGCCATTGCTCGTCACTCATACATCTTATACAAATCCCCTGATCCCCCGTAACCCAGAcgacttcttctccttcttagGCTTGCCTGAGCCACTGCTGCCGTcgtccttgcccttgtcgcGAGACTCCCGGCGAAGTCGACTCTGTAAACCACCTATAGGATCACTGTTAGTCACCTGCTCCTGTCTAGTAGTGCCCTTCGATGCTTACCAAAATGCCGCTGGTCTGGAGAGATGGACGTTCCAGGCACCTCAACCTGCGAGCCACTCCCAACGTGCGTTAGTGTAGCACCAGTTGTAGAGCCGCCAGATTGCGAGCCAGCAGGCGAATTCATGTTGTGCCCCGTGGCTTCTGCATTCGACAGCGCCCGATGCGGCCGGGATTTGACAAAACCGGGGCTCGACGACAGTGACAGATAGTCTGCCTCTGttggctgctgttgagctgctgctggccgcGGCTGCTCTGGTGGCTGTTCAGACTGCATGTCTAATAATGACGACTGTAGTGCTGTATACTTGCGCATTAGTAGAGAATACTGCTTTTGCAGTTCCGCTTGCTTAGCCCTGCTAGCTGCCAAAGCGTTCTCCACGGCGATGTTCGAGTTGGCCCCGGGCCGTTCGCGCTCCTCTTGAGCTTCTGACAGCTGTGCCTGCAGAGCAACAATTTGCGACTGGAATAATTTCTTGACCCGCTGTACTTCACCCTCCTGCGCTGCTAGCCTAAGCTTTAGCGACTCAGCTAGACCATCAGTCTCTTTGGCAGAGTTTATGGCCTGCTGTCGTTCCAGCTCCTTTGCTTGAGTGTCCCTCTCCGATCTCGTCAGCCGCTCAACCTCTGCTTTCAGTCGGTCAATCTCCGCGCCATGTATCTCGATAGACTGCATGTTTTGTTTCCAGTTGAGCTCCTTGACTTCTGCCGCACAGAGCAACTTGCGCAGTTTATCGCCCTCTTGCTTGGACCCATCAAGTTCCCTTTGCAATGcttccatttcggcttgCTTCTTTTTGGATTTGTCTCGCAAATCCTTCAGCTTGTTGGCTAAATCGGCCTCCCACTTCTTCGCCATGGCACGACTCTTCTCCGATTCCTTCTTGACCTGCATCTCGGACTTTTTAGCATCCTCGAATCGGCTCTTGAGGTTTCGATTCATCAGAATCAAATTTTGTGTCTCGGCCTCTGTTGCCGCTTCCGCCATTTGCTTGCGGCGAAGGTCACCAATGTGCGCCATGTGCTGTTGTTTCAGATACCGCTCGAAGCTGAggtcgttttgcaacagaagAATTTGCTTCTGCAGATGTGATACTTGGGTGGACATTTCTGAGCTTGAAAATGGCGAGTGGGATGTCAGAGGAAGCGGTGCTGTCGCCGACGATGACGGCCCAGGGGCGGTTTTTTCTGCGACGGAGTCCTGGTGACTCAGAGTGAGCGATGGCACGCTGTCGTTTgccaaggtctggtgcaagcCTGACTTGATGGCCTTGTTTGACTGAAGCAGGTCCTGCAACTGGGGATGTGATGGGGATAGTGTCAAAGTTGGACTATCTGTGCCGCTCATTCTCGATCGACCGTCTCCATTGGAATCTCGATGTGAGGGTATGCTCGATTGCGAACTGCGGCGCATCATTGTCACTGGCGTTTGGTTACTTGAGACTGAGTCTGAAGTGGTCAGGTGGGAGTTGCGCCAGCTTTCATGCTTCCCCCCTGAGCCACTCAACAGGGCAGCATCAGCTTTGGACTTTTCCAGCAAGGTGCTGTCAAGAGCTGTGGCAGCGTTGGCATCTGCAACCGCACCCGCATTCGCAGCCCCAGATATACCTNTGCTGAACTAAGATCCGCAAAGTTATACAAATCCGTCTCAAGGCACAGGCCCATGCACTCGGCAACCACTTCGGCGGCCTCGCTCTTGATCCAGCGGCCAAAGTCGGTCTTTTCTGAGTCAATGGTGAGAGAATAGAAATTGGGATGTAGCAAATGGTTTCGTCTAAAGGTTTCGGACCGATGACGCATCTCGGTTGGCTGGACCTCCAGTTCATCCGCATttgctgcatttgcatgTCGCATGTATCTTTGCGGCTTGCGAATATAATCCATAAAGTTGATGGGATACAAGCCATACAATATGGTGTAGTAATTTGCAAGGTGAGCGATGGACTGATCATCAACCTCCGGGTCAAAGGTAGCCACGTCCCATTTGGGAATCGGCTCAGGACCGCCACTGTCACTATCGGGAGACTCGGCTGGCCGTGAGCGTTCTCGGTCCCAGAAAAGGAGTCGGCCGTAAATACTGAACAGGACTGGCAAATGCGGCACCAAAGAGCTGGGCATGTGCGGTAGCAGCATGATGAGAGTTGTCAACGCAGCCGAGACGATTGTCGTTGATGTATCCTGCTGCAAACAAGTCATGATGTTGCCAAACAGGGACGTATGCAAGACCTGGTGcagatgtggtggttgcttCTGGATGAAATCACAAAGAAACCTCAATGCCGACTTGCGATACTTCTTTTGAACAAAGTAGCCGTCCATGGCAGTGAAGAGGTCTTTGGGTCGCTTCTTCCCGAAATTACACAGAGCGTGTCGAATCAACCTCTCATTGTACTCGGACGAAGTATTGCCATCCAAAAGAGCGGGATAGAAACGGTTCATCCATACCTCGAACAGTCGCTCGATGATGCGGTTGGCGGCGGAGTCGGCTGCAAAGGTGACCTGATACTCGTCGATGAGAGTTATGAGGTCCATGAGGGAGGCCACGGTCTCGTCTACCACGTATTTGTCTAGGTCGACCCGGTCCAAGACGCCTCTGCACGCATCAAACCAAGGTAAAATTCGCTCGGGAGTCTGTAGAACTGGAAGTAGTCGTCGAAGCACGGCGATCCAGGGCCCAATAGCATCGGAATCACCCTTGACTCGCTTCTCGAAGACGGAGAGCAGGTTCTCTTGAAGTTGGTCGGCTGCGGAGTCGTCAtattcttcttgcctttgagTGAAGGCGGTGAGAGTGTCGAGCAGGGTATCTGGCAGTGGGAGGCATGGATCGGCCAGGAAAGCattgatggccttgatgagCTCCTTTAACGATCTGCAGCATTTGGCCCGTTAGCAGAgaacatgatgatgcatACGGAGATgagatgacaatgacgaacgttgttgaagccatcgTGGAGGCTGTCGCCCTGGCCACATGAGGCTCGGGCGATTTTTATGTCAGCTTTCTTTGGTGATCAAAGCTCAGGATCAAGTGGgctgaagttggtgttggggCAACTTGCAGCTGGAGCCGGAGCTGCAAGCCTGAGCTGGCACTCGTGCAGACGGGTACCAGATATCGAACAAAGGGATATATCGATAGATGGATCTGGCTGGGGAGAGCTGGTGCGACACGACAGCTTGAGCAAAGCTTGAATGATGGCATAGGAGCTTTTCTTGGGCTGATCACACATCAAGCATGAAGCATCAAGCTCTGCGAGGTGGAAGGTGGGGGGCTGATAAAGTGGGACACTCTGCCTTGCTCTGTGTGAGGGAAGGCGCATGTGGGCTGTGGTCAgtggccagactggacagGGCAGTGACGGCATTGCAATTTGGGCGGGCACGACATGGAAAGCTGGCGGCAGTGGATATTGGAGGGTCGAGGGTCTCTGGTGCTGCCagagcttccatgtccctgtCCGAGCTCAGTCAACTCTGGACTGGTCTTTGACTGGTTTGGTCagttggtctggtgcttgtggaTCCTCAGGCTGCCGGCCGACCAAGGCAGCAACTTTAGAACCGAGAAGGCAACGCACGGCAGCCCGTGATACCAAGTACTTTGTACTCCGCACCTTGCCATACATTAAGTTGTGCATGTGCAGCTCCCAGATGGCCAGTCTCTCGCATTTAGCACCTCCTATTTCTACATGAACCGCCAAACGtcaaacacaacacacaatgACCAACGTGCTCAATTGCTCATCGCAGCATTTACCAGGAGCATCCCCACTTCCAACCTGGGAGCTCTGCACAAAAGGacacatcaattgatcgatGGACCCTCTTTCGCCCCTAAAACCCCGCAAATCGACGACCGCATGACCCGTGGCCCGACCCCACGAGCTAAGCTGTCATTGATGGGACATGGGTTGGTCGAAGTGGAAGTGACGGAATGAGGtgaggagaggagaggtgAGTCGAGAGTGGGATGATACGGAGGCAATTGGACAGGtgatgattgatgctgcGGCATGGGGAAACGCTGACCTAGCTTGCCtaggagcagcttgatgctGGATGATATCCGAGCCGCCTCACTCTGCAGAATGGTACGACCAAGGCGACGTGACGGACATGCCAGACGCAAATTTAGAATTCAGTGAATGAGCAAATGACGGGTGCGTCGACTGCGGAGGAAATGATTGCCGCATCGAGCTGCGGGAGCCACGTCGGCCCCTCTTGgatgtactccatacttcGGACCCAATTCTGACCCCAATTTTGAGGTAAAATGGTCAATTGATGGTTCCAGAGACGGCTCAACATGATGAGTTAACTTGCTTGATTTAATCCATTGAATGATACGCGGTCAATGGTTGTCCATCGATGCGACGAAGGCAGTTTTCTCGCTTTCTGGCTcactcaactccatcaaGCCCCAGGCCTGGACAGTTGCCTCCCAGCCCCTTTCAGCCATGCATCCCCTCTTTGCTCACCTTGGCTGAGCGAGGTTGTGATGCCTGGTGTGGCGAGTCAATGTAGACAAAGCTTGTGCAGCAACCTCAAGATCTAAATAACATCGCTGAGAATTGCATTTGGATCCCTTTCATCCCTTCAATGACGTCTATTTCTTGCATCGCTCGGACTGGTGCACTCCACCCCTGTTGACCTCCAAACACGGCCAAGGTGAGATGAGACTGAGACCTCCGGGACAGCGCCTCGTCATCGCGTGAGCCTCAGACACAAAGTACCTTGTACCTTTGACTTTACATCCAGAGTTACACCTtgtccatcaccatgccaGACCATACCACCATTCCACCCAGTCCGGCAAGCCCTAAGCCCACACCCAAGTCTCATGAATCGCTTTAGATCTAGCTCATTGGCTCAAGTGTCATCTTTTCCCGTTGCCAGCTGTGAGCTCAAGCTATCCTAGGGCCCCAAGGCTTGGACCCCTCCTTGATCGTCAACTGGTCCGTCTGCTTTGTGTCTCTTCCCCGCGTTTTGTGCTCACATCCCACCTTAGCAACGTCTggactggtctggtaccagacacTACCGTGTGTGAGCATATATACTTCGCGTCTTCCTCACCTCGCCTCTCCTTTCCCCTCCCctccttttcttctctcttcttccatctACCACGTATCGTGTCCAATTGCCCATTGTTCCTCACAGGCCTCATAAAGAGACCGTAACTGACCAATTCCGTCGTCTGGTCACTTCCAATACCAACTCCATCGAAACAGCTTGAATACACCACTTCAAGCAAAAACATCACGCAGAGTCACCGCCCATTCCGTGACTCACtgacaacaccaaccccaacaccCTCCAATTAACTCACATCCCCTCAATACCGGCAAGATGGCTGCACACAAGACGTCCGCGGTGGCGGACGAGCCCATTGATGTCCTCTTTGCCCTGCACCCCAAGTTCGATCTCCTCGACTTTGCCGGGCCAATGGAGGTTTTCACCTCGGCTCAGCACGACCCCAAGGACGAATGTAAGTGGCCTCTACAAAATGCATCTGGATGTATAAATGAACGACCTCGCGGCTAACGCCCGGCAGCCTCCAAAGCTTTCGAAGTGACTCTTGCTGGCGCTGAGCCCAAGGTCCTCTCCTCCCAGGGAGCCATCATTGGCTCTCAAATCTCCTTCAAGGAAGCACACGAACGTCTCGAGGAGTTTGATGTCCTCGTTATTCTCGGCGGCAACTCGGATGAGATTCTCGCCAAGGACGCTGAGCCACttggcctcatcaacaatttCGCCGAGCTGCAGAAGAAGGATCCTGCTCGTGAGCGCACACTCTTCTCCGTGTGCACGGGAtccctcttcctcgcccGGGAGAATATCCTTTCTGGCCTCTCTGCCACCACCCACCCCGACTACATGACCAAGTTCGAGATTGTTTGCAGCGAAGCTGCCACCCGCAACATGACTGAGCGTACCGACGTCGTCGAAGACGCCCGATACGTCGTCAATAACCTCCGCTTCGATCTCGGAGATGAGGACGAAAACCCATACATCCGTCGCAAGTCTGACTCTGGGCGACGACCCTCAAATGCTCGGTAAGCTCTACCTCCAGAAAATTTGGAGAAAATCCTATTATTGTTAAGGCACATTGGCTAACAATCACACAGAAAGGGCAGCATGTCCTTCAAGGGCTCCAACTCCCGCCGCGAATCCATTGCCCGCCGCGCAGCCATGCGCCTCGGTGGTCTCAGGGTCATCACGGCTGGGGGAGTCAGCGCTGGCATCGATGCGGCTTTGTATCTTGTCAGCGCTTTGGTCGATGAGGAATGCGCGGTGGAGGTGGCCAGGCTCACTCAGTGGACCTGGAACAAGGGCGTTGTCGTCGACGGTCTCGACGTCTAAACATGCTCATGCCGGCAGGACGTGTCGGCGATTTGAATCGTGGCCGTGTTCGAATGCCATCCCGAAGGGCAGGGATTGGTAGCGGCCACGACGGTGTAGGAAGACCGCAATCAGCCTGTGTGACTTTAGTATACTTGTAACGTACTCCAATCAATTGAATGATATATGACTATGAGCTTTCCTGCTGCAGTCCACTAGATTCAACACTCCCCCCATGCACAATCTCACACCTCAACCATCTCTTCCACTCATCCACTTCTCAATGCTCAAAATGAGCAAGCGTAGCCTCAGCAATACCATCAAACATCTTCTGCCTCGCCCCCACAAACTCAGCATACGACTCAGCCGTCGCACCCAGCGGCTGCCCAACATTAACATGCTCCTCCCCCTTCTCCAGCTGCCCATACGCCAGAtcaacaaactcatccaCCGGCATACCTAACTTCCGTCCCCCCTGTCCCATATAATCATGCAATTCACCTATAAAAGTCAGCAACATCCTCTTTTCTCACGCATAAAACATACTCTGCACAACCGGCGGCGAAATCTCAATAAATTTACAATTCTTCCCCTGGTTCTGTCTCCTAAAGCAGTCGAAGAACGCTCTCAGTGCAGCTTTACTCGCACTATAGGCGGGTAACGTCGCGGCCGGCACAAGACTGAGATGCGTGCCCGTGACAACAAGGGCAGTAGGATACGGTTTGTCCAGCAGCACGGCTGCGAATTTCACGCACAGATTCACGATACAtgtgaagttggtgttgatttCGGCATGGAAGGCCGCGAGGTCGATTTCAGAAGGGCGGGAGAGCCGTATGGGTGATTGGACGCCTGCGTTGAGGAACACGCAGTCTATGGGGTGTTGAGTTGCCCTGGGACTTGGAGTTAGTTTGATatgatgatggagggatGCAGACGTACGTTTGGATGAAGTTGTCGAGGCCGGCGGTGTCGGTTATGTCGTACTGGATTGCGTTGGCTTTTTCGCCGTGTTTCTTGGTGAATGCGTCGAGGCGGTCTTGACGGCGGCCGACGGCGGTGACTCTGGCGCCGTGGGAGATTAGTTTGTCGGCTAGGGAGGCGCCTATGCCGGATGTTGCGCCTATGAGGAGGATGTTTTTGTAGGGGAAGGAcatgatgttggtgttggtgtaagTGTGGTATGGAGGTTGGTGTGGGTTGGTGGTAGATGAGTTGGGCTGTTGGGAGGATGGCAAGTGAATGGAAAGCAGTCAATTTATATTCATTTTGGAAGATAAATCACGGACATAAGTAAATATTCTTGCTAAAGCTTATGAAGCCCGTTCCGGACGTGATCGGTGGTTGAGTGAAGGCGGATGTGACGGACTCACGGCTGAGGCCGAATTGTGGACTCCGGAAGGCTAGCCTCTTTGGGTAATTGTTCGTTGTGGCGCCGATATACATCTGCAAAGATTGATGACATGTTGTATGACGGAAGGAGATAAGGAATTATGTTTCGCGAGAAATTAGTACCGTGGTGAGCTTAACTCCGGAGAGTGATTGACGTTGTTATTGGAGTCTATGATTTCTGCCTTTGCCGCATCCTCTTGGGTTCCGTTGATGGACTCACACAGCCCTCATCCCAACTCCCAACAGCTCATTTAGCTACAAGTCCCTGTTGATCTCTCCAAAGGCAACCAAGGTACTAAATAACTTCAAAGCCTCGCTGAAGTAATCTTGTGCTGAGCATGTGCTTGTCAAAACTTGAAGCGGTCCGTCACCACGTTGAACATAATTTACAATACAACTGACCAACTTAGGATATACTGATGTGTTCAATTAAAGAGTAAGCTACTATTAGAGAGAGAATAGAAGTGAAGTGGCACATGCTGACGCCGAAGCCTATTCTGGAGCATGTTCCCAACCAGCACCCTTGCTTCACGGCATGACCCAGGACAGACACCCGTTGGTATCAGCCCCGTGTCCAGAGTCAACAAGGTACTCTGCCTTACTTGCAGAGATAGCTGCCGACCTTTTTGTTCAACGAGCCGAAACT
The genomic region above belongs to Pochonia chlamydosporia 170 chromosome 2, whole genome shotgun sequence and contains:
- a CDS encoding ThiJ/PfpI family protein (similar to Metarhizium acridum CQMa 102 XP_007813071.1), with translation MAAHKTSAVADEPIDVLFALHPKFDLLDFAGPMEVFTSAQHDPKDESSKAFEVTLAGAEPKVLSSQGAIIGSQISFKEAHERLEEFDVLVILGGNSDEILAKDAEPLGLINNFAELQKKDPARERTLFSVCTGSLFLARENILSGLSATTHPDYMTKFEIVCSEAATRNMTERTDVVEDARYVVNNLRFDLGDEDENPYIRRKSDSGRRPSNARKGSMSFKGSNSRRESIARRAAMRLGGLRVITAGGVSAGIDAALYLVSALVDEECAVEVARLTQWTWNKGVVVDGLDV
- a CDS encoding oxidoreductase, short-chain dehydrogenase/reductase family (similar to Cordyceps militaris CM01 XP_006671074.1), which encodes MSFPYKNILLIGATSGIGASLADKLISHGARVTAVGRRQDRLDAFTKKHGEKANAIQYDITDTAGLDNFIQTATQHPIDCVFLNAGVQSPIRLSRPSEIDLAAFHAEINTNFTCIVNLCVKFAAVLLDKPYPTALVVTGTHLSLVPAATLPAYSASKAALRAFFDCFRRQNQGKNCKFIEISPPVVQSELHDYMGQGGRKLGMPVDEFVDLAYGQLEKGEEHVNVGQPLGATAESYAEFVGARQKMFDGIAEATLAHFEH